The DNA sequence TTTTGGTTATGTCTTAGCAGGCATTTGCTCAATCCTGGAAAGTCGCGACGATTTGTGGGTTATATGAGGAATGGCTTTTCAGGATTGAGTGAATGCCGGATCTACGGAGCACTGACCAGCCCTAATAAAAAGCCGGGAATTATCCCGGCTTTTACATATCGATTAAAAATTAATGGTGGTCAATCAATCCCTAAGCTGTCCCAGATCTCATCGACGCGATTTTTAATGTCGTCGCTCATGGTAATTGGCTCGCCCCACTCGCGATTCGTTTCACCGGGCCATTTATTGGTTGCATCAAAACCGATTTTTGAACCGAGCCCGGAAACCGGTGATGCAAAGTCCAGATAATCAATCGGAGTGTTGTCGACGATCACAGTATCGCGGCCCGGATCCATACGAGTGGTCATCGCCCAGATTACATCGTTCCAGTCGCGAGCATTTACATCGTCATCGGTAACGACCACAAATTTGGTGTACATAAACTGTCGCAGAAATGACCACACACCCATCATTACACGTTTGGCGTGACCGGCGTACTGCTTCTTGATTGTGACAACAGCAAAGCGGTACGAGCAGCCTTCTGGCGGCAGATAAAAATCTGTGATCTCCGGAAATTGCTTTTGCAAAATCGGCACAAAAACTTCGTTCAGTGCCACGCCCAGTATGGCGGGCTCATCTGGTGGCCGGCCGGTGTAGGTGCTGTGGTAGATCGGGTTTTCACGATGGGTAATTCGCTCAACGGTAAATACCGGGAACTGCTCAACCTCATTGTAATAACCGGTATGGTCACCAAACGGGCCTTCATCGGCCATCTCGCCAGGATAGAGGTAACCTTCGAGAATAAATTCTGCACTTGCCGGCACCTGTAAATCGTTACCAATACTTTTCACTACTTCGGTTTTGTCGCCGCGCAGCAACCCGGCAAAAGCGTATTCCGACAGTGTATCCGGTACTG is a window from the Porticoccaceae bacterium LTM1 genome containing:
- the ubiD gene encoding 4-hydroxy-3-polyprenylbenzoate decarboxylase, whose protein sequence is MQYRDLRDFITALEKRGELKRITAPVDPNLEMTEIADRTLRAGGPALLFENPVGYDIPVLANLFGTPDRVALGMGQENVTALRDVGKLLAFLKEPEPPKGFKELWEKRGTFKQVLNMPAKEVKKAPCQKVVLEGDEVDLDRIPIQTCWPGDAAPLVTWPLVITRGPEKERQNLGIYRMQKIGKNKLIMRWLAHRGGALDFRDWQLKHPGEPFPVSVALGADPATILGAVTPVPDTLSEYAFAGLLRGDKTEVVKSIGNDLQVPASAEFILEGYLYPGEMADEGPFGDHTGYYNEVEQFPVFTVERITHRENPIYHSTYTGRPPDEPAILGVALNEVFVPILQKQFPEITDFYLPPEGCSYRFAVVTIKKQYAGHAKRVMMGVWSFLRQFMYTKFVVVTDDDVNARDWNDVIWAMTTRMDPGRDTVIVDNTPIDYLDFASPVSGLGSKIGFDATNKWPGETNREWGEPITMSDDIKNRVDEIWDSLGID